A single window of Aspergillus puulaauensis MK2 DNA, chromosome 5, nearly complete sequence DNA harbors:
- a CDS encoding LIM domain-binding protein (COG:S;~EggNog:ENOG410PNXR;~InterPro:IPR029005;~PFAM:PF01803), whose protein sequence is MMMAQPFAAHPGIANHPGLPPGHALAPGQHPNAHPGPMVQQVHPGVSGPGPQVSQGGPMMGQMPPGAGTTGPGGPVQAHALSHLGPQAHLFPQPPYGQNLVAGNPQQLMQQHHQNMIRQRMMFQQNAQQQGQPQQQQPPQQPQPQPQQHGGLSVSLPNGTQALNAAHMVAMQNPAMRPANLQMQQLQQMSHGQPQNIQQQQQHLFAMQQAAQAQAQAQAQAQQAQQAQQAQQQQNAAVQPGQHTPQQRPAPHPQSVHEAQSVTPQPQPGPPPHQGSATPQPNPPQAPSSQPPQQQPAVTQQPQPTPNLAPQQLPQAQQPGQQPQQPQPQPQTQQPQSQPQSQPQPQPGQQPGQQPGQQPHPMAAQEALKAQQQQQQNAAMLMQQQQRMAMRGQAILCLGNFAEQLSSFSSRGEANDLQYWSTFVDRFYSPTGVLRQGVYNSQAGAKQFEIATPALARYYLTQFTSGIRQIQMLIEGARERDSPNGGHIVECPRASFIYWFTNDSQLFTTGTLKAHFDFQNKIEMLDIVVMNHTEYLPRTKLQALELDQKQSPKVTKGTGKRAQQKQPQQPQFTLPESMVTSNGVTPAVMSFLEVAETMSQMQLLLQYSHQNPTLTPTESLRSLVSNIHNNQSANPVYMQGHMNPALQPGPNARAPSMGGPNQFASPGMAHLNLPGGVQGSPHLSGSAHPSPGQSNLAGPPGMGPQGQMPQQVASASASPNVSNKRRRASTVKMEGEDAGGEVNGTAPGPAKVKASPRVGGKRQKGTAA, encoded by the exons GGTTTCTCAAGGCGGTCCGATGATGGGGCAAATGCCTCCAGGAGCGGGGACCACTGGGCCAGGAGGCCCTGTACAGGCTCATGCTCTCTCTCACCTTGGACCGCAGGCACATTTGTTCCCACAGCCACCCTATGGCCAGAATT TAGTCGCCGGGAACCCCCAGCAGCTCAtgcagcaacaccaccaaaacATGATCAGACAACGCATGATGTTTCAGCAGAATGCACAGCAGCAAGGccagcctcaacaacaacagccgccgcagcaaccacagccacagccacaacaaCATGGAGGTCTCTCAGTGTCCCTTCCAAATGGAACGCAAGCATTGAATGCAGCGCACATGGTCGCCATGCAGAACCCGGCAATGCGACCGGCGAATCTGCAAATGCAGCAACTCCAGCAGATGTCGCATGGGCAGCCCCAAAATatccaacaacagcagcagcaccttTTTGCAATGCAGCAAGCCGCacaggcgcaggcgcaggctcAGGCCCAAGCTCAACAGGCTCAACAAGCacaacaggcccagcaacagcagaaTGCTGCTGTTCAGCCTGGTCAACACACCCCACAGCAGCGCCCGGCACCCCACCCTCAAAGTGTGCATGAGGCCCAAAGTGTCACCCCACAACCTCAGCCAGGACCGCCTCCTCACCAAGGAAGCGCAACTCCACAGCCAAATCCTCCCCAAGCGCCGTCCTCtcagccgccgcagcagcagccagcggtTACTCAACAGCCGCAGCCAACTCCGAACCTCGCCCCCCAACAACTTCCCCAGGCTCAGCAGCCGggccaacaaccacaacagccACAACCGCAGCCCCAAACGCAACAGCCCCAGTCGCAGCCCCagtcacaacctcaaccgcaaCCAGGCCAGCAACCGGGACAGCAACCAGGCCAGCAACCCCATCCAATGGCCGCGCAGGAGGCGCTcaaagcccagcagcaacagcaacaaaatGCAGCAATGTtaatgcagcagcagcagcgaatGGCCATGAGAGGACAGGCGATTCTATGTCTCGGTAATTTCGCGGAACAGCTGAGTAGCTTTTCG TCCCGCGGCGAGGCGAACGATTTACAGTACTGGTCGACTTTTGTGGACAGATTTTACTCTCCCACTGGAGTTCTGCGACAAGGCGTGTACAACTCTCAAGCTGGTGCTAAGCAGTTTGAGATTGCGACACCTGCGCTCGCGCGGTATTATTTGACGCAGTTTACGAGTGGTATCCGTCAGATCCAGATGCTTATCGAGGGTGCTCGGGAAAGGGACTCACCAAATGGAGGTCATATTGTGGAGTGTCCCAGAGCTTCCTTTATCTACTGGTTTACAAATGATTCCCAA CTTTTTACGACTGGCACATTGAAGGCACACTTTGATTTCCAGAACAAAATTGAAATGCTCGATATCGTCGTTATGAATCATACGGAGTATCTTCCTCGGACTAAATTACAGGCACTGGAGCTAGATCAGAAGCAAAGCCCCAAGGTTACAAAAGGAACGGGGAAACGAGCCCAACAgaagcagccccagcagccccaaTTCACATTACCCGAGTCTATGGTGACGTCTAACGGGGTTACCCCTGCAGTAATGAGCTTCTTAGAG GTGGCGGAAACAATGTCGCAAATGCAGCTTCTGCTCCAATACTCACACCAGAATCCAACCCTAACACCGACCGAGTCATTGCGGAGCCTTGTTAGCAATATCCATAATAACCAGAGTGCAAACCCTGTTTACATGCAGGGTCATATGAACCCCGCACTTCAGCCAGGGCCGAACGCACGAGCGCCCAGCATGGGCGGGCCCAACCAATTCGCATCCCCGGGTATGGCTCATCTTAACCTACCGGGTGGCGTTCAGGGGTCGCCTCATCTTTCTGGATCGGCTCATCCAAGCCCCGGACAGAGCAATCTTGCCGGGCCACCGGGAATGGGTCCACAGGGCCAAATGCCACAGCAAGTCGCTAGCGCTAGTGCCAGTCCTAATGTGAGCAACAAGCGTAGGCGGGCTAGTACCGTCAAGatggagggcgaggacgcTGGTGGCGAGGTCAATGGCACCGCCCCTGGGCCTGCCAAAGTTAAGGCTAGCCCCAGGGTCGGTGGTAAGAGGCAAAAAGGGACTGCTGCATGA